A window from Gopherus evgoodei ecotype Sinaloan lineage chromosome 24, rGopEvg1_v1.p, whole genome shotgun sequence encodes these proteins:
- the RORC gene encoding nuclear receptor ROR-gamma isoform X1: MEPGGGKRQRDGAGRGPIVVKKTHTSQIEVIPCKICGDKSSGIHYGVITCEGCKGFFRRSQQGNVTYSCTRQQNCQIDRTSRNRCQHCRLQKCLSLGMSRDAVKFGRMSKKQRDSLHAEVQKQLQQQQQQQQQGGEAVAPAYSLGLANGQLKLASSPDLLESSGCSTALLNGQARLSQSQDETVALAYPNGLAKGHSRLSDNLRGPFARDYSPERIKMESRASVFYALEMQASPDLSRLDISGGKRVQAGGDVGETVDFYTSPNFTSILESPDSSVTEIEHLTQNVLKSYRETCQLRLEDLQLLRLETFSWEEVRSYQKKSMEEMWERCACRITEAIQYVVEFAKRMGGFMELCQNDQIVLLKAGAMEVVLVRMCRAFNSENRTVFFEGKYAGPELFKSLGCNELISSIFDFAHSLCSLHFSENEIALFTALVLINSNRPWLQEKGKVERLQNNLELAFKHMLRKTHREGILAKLPPKGKLRSLCYQHVEKLRSFRQMYPIIVHALFPPLYKELFSSECELQGAAAE; the protein is encoded by the exons cgCAAATAGAAGTGATCCCGTGTAAGATCTGCGGGGACAAATCGTCAGGGATTCACTACGGGGTCATCACCTGTGAAGGCTGCAAG GGGTTTTTCCGCAGAAGCCAGCAGGGCAACGTGACGTACTCCTGCACCCGCCAGCAGAACTGCCAGATCGACCGGACCAGCCGCAACCGCTGCCAGCACTGCCGGCTGCAGAAATGCCTCAGCCTGGGGATGTCCCGAGATG CTGTCAAGTTCGGCCGCATGTCCAAGAAGCAGCGCGACAGCCTCCACGCCGAGgtgcagaagcagctgcagcagcagcaacagcagcagcagcaaggcgGCGAAGCGGTGGCCCCGGCCTACTCCCTGGGTCTGGCTAACGGCCAACTCAAGCTGGCCTCTTCCCCAGACCTGCTGGAGTCCTCAGGCTGCTCCACAGCCCTCCTGAACGGACAGGCGCGGCTGAGCCAGTCTCAGGACGAGACAGTGGCTCTGGCCTACCCCAACGGACTGGCCAAGGGCCACAGCCGGCTGAGCGACAACCTGCGCGGCCCCTTTGCCAGGGACTACAGCCCCGAGCGGATCAAGATGGAGAGCAGGGCCAGcgtcttctatgccctggagatgCAGGCATCACCGGACCTCTCCCGGCTGGACATCAGCGGGGGCAAGCGGGTCCAGGCCGGGGGCGACGTCGGGGAGACCGTTGACTTCTACACGAGTCCCAACTTCACCAGCATCCTGGAGTCGCCCGATTCCTCGGTGACTGAGATCG AGCACCTGACCCAGAATGTCCTCAAGTCCTACCGGGAGACCTGCCAGCTGCGCCTGGAAGATCTGCAACTCCTGAGGCTGGAGACGTTCTCGTGGGAGGAAGTCAGGAGCTACCAGAAGAAG TCCATGGAGGAGATGTGGGAACGCTGTGCCTGCCGCATCACGGAAGCCATCCAGTACGTGGTGGAGTTTGCCAAGCGGATGGGCGGCTTCATGGAGCTGTGCCAAAACGACCAGATCGTGCTTCTGAAAGCAG GCGCCATGGAAGTGGTTCTGGTGCGAATGTGCCGTGCCTTTAATTCGGAGAACAGGACAGTCTTCTTCGAGGGCAAATATGCAGGCCCAGAGCTCTTCAAATCACTTG GGTGCAACGAGCTGATCAGCTCCATCTTCGACTTCGCTCACAGCCTGTGCTCGCTGCACTTCTCCGAAAACGAGATTGCCCTCTTCACCGCCTTGGTGCTCATCAACTCAA ATCGGCCATGGCTGCAGGAGAAGGGCAAGGTGGAGAGGCTACAGAATAACCTGGAACTGGCCTTTAAACACATGTTACGGAAAACCCACCGGGAAGGCATCCTGGCCAAG CTACCGCCCAAAGGGAAGCTGCGCAGTCTGTGTTACCAGCATGTGGAGAAGCTGCGGTCCTTCCGGCAGATGTACCCCATCATCGTCCACGCCCTGTTCCCCCCGCTCTACAAAGAGCTGTTCAGCTCCGAGTGCGAGCTCCAGGGAGCGGCGGCAGAATGA
- the RORC gene encoding nuclear receptor ROR-gamma isoform X2, with protein MRAQIEVIPCKICGDKSSGIHYGVITCEGCKGFFRRSQQGNVTYSCTRQQNCQIDRTSRNRCQHCRLQKCLSLGMSRDAVKFGRMSKKQRDSLHAEVQKQLQQQQQQQQQGGEAVAPAYSLGLANGQLKLASSPDLLESSGCSTALLNGQARLSQSQDETVALAYPNGLAKGHSRLSDNLRGPFARDYSPERIKMESRASVFYALEMQASPDLSRLDISGGKRVQAGGDVGETVDFYTSPNFTSILESPDSSVTEIEHLTQNVLKSYRETCQLRLEDLQLLRLETFSWEEVRSYQKKSMEEMWERCACRITEAIQYVVEFAKRMGGFMELCQNDQIVLLKAGAMEVVLVRMCRAFNSENRTVFFEGKYAGPELFKSLGCNELISSIFDFAHSLCSLHFSENEIALFTALVLINSNRPWLQEKGKVERLQNNLELAFKHMLRKTHREGILAKLPPKGKLRSLCYQHVEKLRSFRQMYPIIVHALFPPLYKELFSSECELQGAAAE; from the exons cgCAAATAGAAGTGATCCCGTGTAAGATCTGCGGGGACAAATCGTCAGGGATTCACTACGGGGTCATCACCTGTGAAGGCTGCAAG GGGTTTTTCCGCAGAAGCCAGCAGGGCAACGTGACGTACTCCTGCACCCGCCAGCAGAACTGCCAGATCGACCGGACCAGCCGCAACCGCTGCCAGCACTGCCGGCTGCAGAAATGCCTCAGCCTGGGGATGTCCCGAGATG CTGTCAAGTTCGGCCGCATGTCCAAGAAGCAGCGCGACAGCCTCCACGCCGAGgtgcagaagcagctgcagcagcagcaacagcagcagcagcaaggcgGCGAAGCGGTGGCCCCGGCCTACTCCCTGGGTCTGGCTAACGGCCAACTCAAGCTGGCCTCTTCCCCAGACCTGCTGGAGTCCTCAGGCTGCTCCACAGCCCTCCTGAACGGACAGGCGCGGCTGAGCCAGTCTCAGGACGAGACAGTGGCTCTGGCCTACCCCAACGGACTGGCCAAGGGCCACAGCCGGCTGAGCGACAACCTGCGCGGCCCCTTTGCCAGGGACTACAGCCCCGAGCGGATCAAGATGGAGAGCAGGGCCAGcgtcttctatgccctggagatgCAGGCATCACCGGACCTCTCCCGGCTGGACATCAGCGGGGGCAAGCGGGTCCAGGCCGGGGGCGACGTCGGGGAGACCGTTGACTTCTACACGAGTCCCAACTTCACCAGCATCCTGGAGTCGCCCGATTCCTCGGTGACTGAGATCG AGCACCTGACCCAGAATGTCCTCAAGTCCTACCGGGAGACCTGCCAGCTGCGCCTGGAAGATCTGCAACTCCTGAGGCTGGAGACGTTCTCGTGGGAGGAAGTCAGGAGCTACCAGAAGAAG TCCATGGAGGAGATGTGGGAACGCTGTGCCTGCCGCATCACGGAAGCCATCCAGTACGTGGTGGAGTTTGCCAAGCGGATGGGCGGCTTCATGGAGCTGTGCCAAAACGACCAGATCGTGCTTCTGAAAGCAG GCGCCATGGAAGTGGTTCTGGTGCGAATGTGCCGTGCCTTTAATTCGGAGAACAGGACAGTCTTCTTCGAGGGCAAATATGCAGGCCCAGAGCTCTTCAAATCACTTG GGTGCAACGAGCTGATCAGCTCCATCTTCGACTTCGCTCACAGCCTGTGCTCGCTGCACTTCTCCGAAAACGAGATTGCCCTCTTCACCGCCTTGGTGCTCATCAACTCAA ATCGGCCATGGCTGCAGGAGAAGGGCAAGGTGGAGAGGCTACAGAATAACCTGGAACTGGCCTTTAAACACATGTTACGGAAAACCCACCGGGAAGGCATCCTGGCCAAG CTACCGCCCAAAGGGAAGCTGCGCAGTCTGTGTTACCAGCATGTGGAGAAGCTGCGGTCCTTCCGGCAGATGTACCCCATCATCGTCCACGCCCTGTTCCCCCCGCTCTACAAAGAGCTGTTCAGCTCCGAGTGCGAGCTCCAGGGAGCGGCGGCAGAATGA